A window of the Vigna angularis cultivar LongXiaoDou No.4 chromosome 3, ASM1680809v1, whole genome shotgun sequence genome harbors these coding sequences:
- the LOC108325072 gene encoding protein SIEVE ELEMENT OCCLUSION B, translating to MALALLNPSASVTTSQQKDQLPNPFELQDSQIRYKVYLTHVNDDKEYDGDVLFNLVSNILNSASAQVSATTVSATSFKPDFPTLKRLSCQMITTRGSPECAHQTTLKILQQLSGFSWGAKAVIALAAFSLEYGEFWRLDRVQVADQFGNSLKQLNQVQISRKVPSDMTDLVTVLGEVLNYINLWEKWSVMDYDTEAVPSLLAAMQEIPLAVYWTIASIVASVGNLVGISEHKLSNFKDRLSKIVIKLKTHMENGRWEIGRIQDYKIRIDIRYPKIKDVVDLLDILIIPASDSGTSIPKIFEDGVQIKNGIEVFKQKYVMLFISGLDSTGDEILLLSSIYKRLQEHAGEEIKGFKKGDFRILWIPVVDDWNTDNTKREKFYNLKKSMKWHVLEYFEKLPGYEIIVQKLKYDGKPIVTVINPQGKIMNENALQIIFEWEIEAFPFRQIDVDDLNKKWKWFWNLLEKTDEKAKLLGRDNTSCVFIYGGNDSNWIQNMKNAIGKIEKHEINNVDVNIERYELGEHNPDHVPSFWIGLDGKKKNKECKGRVDCEIQEIVRTLLCLKQDPLGWVVLSRGRNLKLLGHGEPMYQTVLEFEKWKNTVLEKETFDVAFKEHYDVVKERYASRPYDHTSSVLATITCPNTSCGRVMEVTSIQYRCCHGSANSCNV from the exons ATGGCTTTGGCATTGCTCAACCCATCTGCAAGTGTCACCACTTCACAGCAGAAAGACCAACTCCCCAACCCTTTTGAGCTCCAAGACTCTCAGATCCGCTACAAGGTTTATCTCACTCACGTCAATGACGACAAAGAGTACGACGGGGATGTCCTTTTCAACCTTGTGTCCAACATTCTCAACTCCGCCTCAGCTCAAGTTTCAGCGACTACT GTTTCTGCCACAAGTTTCAAACCGGACTTCCCTACTCTGAAGCGGCTTTCTTGTCAG ATGATAACCACACGTGGAAGCCCAGAATGTGCACACCAGACAACACTCAAGATTCTTCAGCAGCTGAGTGGATTCTCGTGGGGTGCGAAGGCGGTGATAGCTCTAGCTGCATTCTCTTTGGAATATGGGGAATTTTGGCGGCTTGATCGTGTTCAAGTAGCAGATCAATTCGGGAACTCTTTGAAGCAGCTTAACCAAGTCCAAATTAGCAGAAAGGTCCCTTCAGACATGACTGATCTGGTCACAGTTTTAGGGGAAGTGCTAAATTACATCAATCTGTGGGAAAAATGGTCTGTTATGGATTACGATACAGAGGCAGTACCTTCATTGTTAGCTGCCATGCAAGAGATCCCTCTTGCTGTCTACTGGACAATTGCTTCCATTGTTGCTTCCGTTGGCAACCTCGTCGGTATATC GGAGCATAAATTATCAAACTTTAAAGACAGGCTTAGTAAGATTGTGATCAAGTTGAAGACCCATATGGAAAATGGCAGATGGGAAATAG GGAGGATACAAGATTACAAAATCCGTATCGATATTAGATATCCTAAAATTAAAGATGTTGTGGATCTGTTGGACATTCTGATTATTCCTGCGTCTGACAGCGGAACTTCCATACCCAAAATATTTGAAGACGGCgtccaaattaaaaat GGTATTGAAGTGTTCAAGCAGAAATACGTAATGCTGTTCATTTCGGGCCTCGACAGCACTGGAGATGAGATTTTGCTTCTGAGTTCCATATACAAGAGATTGCAAGAGCACGCAGGAGAAGAAATAAAAGGTTTCAAGAAAGGTGATTTCAGGATCTTATGGATCCCCGTTGTGGATGATTGGAACACCGATAACACTAAGAGGGAGAAGTTTTATAATTTGAAGAAAAGCATGAAATGGCACGTGTTGGAGTACTTTGAAAAGTTACCAGGATACGAGATAATAGTGCAGAAACTTAAATACGATGGCAAGCCTATAGTGACAGTGATCAACCCCCAAGGTAAGATAATGAATGAGAATGCATTGCAGATTATTTTTGAATGGGAGATCGAAGCGTTTCCTTTTAGACAAATTGACGTTGATGATCTCAACAAAAAATGGAAATGGTTTTGGAATTTATTGGAGAAAACAGATGAGAAAGCAAAG CTGTTGGGAAGGGATAATACAAGTTGCGTGTTCATCTATGGAGGTAACGACAGTAATTGGATCCAAAACATGAAGAACGCAATTGGAAAAATTGAGAAGCATGAGATCAATAATGTGGACGTTAACATAGAGAGGTATGAGCTGGGGGAGCATAACCCTGATCATGTACCCTCATTTTGGATCGGTCTTgatgggaagaagaagaacaaggagTGCAAGGGAAGAGTGGACTGTGAAATTCAGGAAATTGTGAGGACCTTGCTTTGCCTTAAACAAGATCCACTGGGATGGGTTGTTCTTAGCAGGGGGCGTAACTTAAAGCTACTGGGTCATGGTGAGCCTATGTATCAAACTGTGCTTGAATTTGAGAAATGGAAAAACACAGTGCTCGAGAAAGAAACCTTTGATGTAGCCTTCAAAGAACATTATGATGTGGTGAAAGAGAGATATGCTAGTCGCCCATATGATCATACTTCAAGTGTTCTAGCCACCATAACTTGCCCAAATACCTCATGTGGACGAGTCATGGAAGTGACATCAATTCAGTATAGGTGCTGTCATGGTAGTGCAAACAGTTGCAATGTCTGA
- the LOC108324930 gene encoding protein SIEVE ELEMENT OCCLUSION B has translation MSLSNGADAISKQQKPQLPNPFDLTDSEILEKVYVTHLHDDDKCDVDVLFDVVSSVVLKTRLTESKAYQTVFQPEFRTMKLISCQMITTPRGERYVHQATMCILHHLRNYSWDAKALVTLAAFALEYGNLLHLSDAATPDNLLTNSLKQLNQIQTRKDPATILVALVTKVLHDIQEWTRLSSFGYDILDVPSLSDALHEVPVVVYWIISSLIAATGNLVGVSDYVLSHFVGRLSSAASRFQDHLKLSREQKGYADEYYKRKKAFSNPKDIVELLRLLIQHNGSKVQIYDGSIKTTTDIEVFDQKYVLLFISSLDKIEDEISLLNSLYDRLQENPSEIIKNYKKEDFKILWIPIVTFWDDKQRLKFNALKDTIKWYAVEFFTELPGTDLIKEKFNYRGKPIIPVLTPLADTLNEDAMDLIFQWGIDAFPFRKSDGIDLTLKWKWFWDATKKANLGIQQVTGDRYIFIYGGSDKKWIQDFAVAVEKTKGHAAILNTDTIIDHYELGKDDPRVVPRFWIEIERKRLKKHKDVVDCEIQKIVRTLLCLKQDQQGWAILTKGSNVRVLGHGEPMRQTLVEFDAWKDKVFQKEGFDVAFDEYYKIKLNEVYDRQQCAVVKNNADVLVTITCPNPTCGRVMDVTSVNYKCCHRDAPNSGNI, from the exons ATGTCACTGTCCAATGGAGCTGATGCTATTTCCAAGCAGCAAAAACCCCAGCTGCCGAACCCCTTTGATCTCACCGACTCTGAGATCCTTGAGAAAGTTTATGTCACCCACCTCCATGATGATGACAAGTGCGATGTAGATGTCCTTTTCGATGTTGTGTCCAGTGTTGTACTTAAG ACAAGGTTAACTGAAAGCAAAGCTTATCAGACCGTTTTCCAACCAGAGTTTCGTACAATGAAGCTGATTTCCTGTCAG ATGATAACCACACCCCGTGGTGAACGTTACGTGCACCAAGCGACAATGTGCATTCTTCATCACCTCAGAAACTACTCGTGGGATGCCAAGGCACTAGTGACTCTAGCTGCTTTCGCTTTGGAGTATGGGAATCTTCTGCACCTCAGTGATGCTGCAACACCAGATAACCTACTTACAAACTCCTTGAAACAACTGAATCAAATTCAAACCCGAAAGGACCCTGCCACCATTTTGGTGGCATTGGTGACGAAGGTGCTTCACGACATCCAAGAGTGGACAAGATTGTCTTCTTTTGGTTATGACATACTGGATGTGCCATCTTTGTCTGATGCCCTTCATGAGGTTCCTGTTGTTGTATATTGGATAATTTCTTCCCTTATTGCTGCCACCGGAAACCTCGTTGGTGTGTC GGACTATGTATTATCACATTTTGTGGGAAGGCTTTCTTCTGCTGCTTCTAGATTCCAGGACCATCTTAAATTGAGCCGAGAGCAAAAAG GTTATGCAGATGAATACTACAAGCGAAAAAAGGCATTTTCTAATCCCAAAGATATTGTAGAACTCTTAAGGCTTCTGATCCAACATAATGGATCTAAGGTCCAAATATATGATGGCAGCATCAAAACCACCACG GATATTGAAGTCTTCGACCAGAAATATGTCTTGTTGTTCATTTCAAGCCTCGACAAGATTGAAGATGAGATTTCACTTTTGAATTCACTCTACGACAGACTGCAGGAAAATCCaagtgaaataataaaaaactacaaGAAAGAGGATTTCAAGATTTTATGGATTCCCATTGTGACTTTCTGGGACGACAAGCAAAGACTCAAATTCAATGCGTTGAAGGATACCATCAAATGGTACGCAGTGGAGTTCTTCACTGAGCTACCAGGCACTGACctaataaaagagaaatttaattaCAGGGGTAAACCTATTATCCCAGTGCTCACCCCTCTCGCTGACACGTTGAATGAAGATGCTATGGACTTGATTTTCCAATGGGGAATCGACGCGTTCCCCTTTAGGAAATCTGATGGTATTGACCTCACTCTAAAATGGAAGTGGTTCTGGGATGCAACAAAGAAAGCAAATCTTGGAATACAGCAG GTCACCGGAGACAGGTATATTTTCATCTATGGAGGTTCTGACAAAAAGTGGATCCAAGACTTCGCAGTGGCAGTGGAGAAAACAAAAGGGCATGCAGCTATCTTGAACACAGATACTATAATAGATCACTATGAGTTGGGGAAGGATGACCCCAGGGTTGTTCCTCGTTTCTGGATCGAAATAGAAAGGAAGAGACTGAAGAAGCATAAGGATGTGGTGGACTGTGAGATTCAAAAAATTGTGAGGACCTTGCTTTGCCTTAAACAAGACCAACAAGGATGGGCTATTCTCACCAAAGGCTCTAACGTGAGGGTTCTGGGTCACGGTGAGCCTATGCGTCAAACTCTGGTTGAGTTTGATGCATGGAAAGACAAAGTGTTTCAAAAAGAAGGCTTTGACGTGGCCTTCGATGAATACTATAAGATTAAGCTTAACGAGGTATACGATCGTCAACAATGTGCTGTTGTTAAAAATAATGCAGATGTTCTAGTGACTATAACATGCCCAAATCCCACATGTGGACGTGTGATGGACGTGACTTCTGTTAATTACAAGTGTTGCCATCGTGATGCTCCAAACAGTGGCAACATCTGA